A single region of the Sulfitobacter geojensis genome encodes:
- a CDS encoding LacI family DNA-binding transcriptional regulator → MVPVKIRNMEEFASISGLSRPTVSKYFHDPGSVRATTRARIEAALEKYDYRPNIFAMNQNRKLTKNVGIMVPYLADPFFAEIARNIEQRCIDAGYSPTLFSSHGNPDLEVEILENLRALKPAGALIAPLGRISDSAAVSSFCDEVPTVLFDSNLPDMGLAFIGSDNPQFSMLMVEYLCRTGEPPCFFEMKDPANPNANKRRQGYLDAMTQLGFEPSIVKVEGQGWSFEEIGRAGGIRTLEAGGFATNTILCSNDRLAIGLLTACYEKGLRVGRDAGSDLRIAGQDDHPFSRFTCPPLTTIAQDYDAVSRRAVQTLFDVVESGDQSRARETVLYEGKLIMRQSA, encoded by the coding sequence ATGGTACCTGTCAAAATCAGAAACATGGAAGAATTCGCCTCCATCAGCGGATTGTCGCGGCCCACTGTGTCGAAGTATTTCCATGATCCGGGTTCGGTACGTGCCACCACACGGGCTCGGATCGAGGCGGCTTTGGAAAAGTATGACTACCGGCCGAATATTTTCGCAATGAACCAGAACCGCAAGCTGACCAAGAACGTCGGCATTATGGTGCCCTATCTGGCCGACCCGTTCTTTGCCGAGATTGCGCGCAACATCGAACAGCGCTGTATTGATGCAGGATACAGCCCCACTTTGTTCAGCTCGCACGGCAACCCGGATCTGGAAGTCGAGATACTGGAGAACCTGCGCGCGCTCAAACCGGCAGGGGCCTTGATTGCGCCCTTGGGCCGGATTTCTGACAGCGCGGCAGTGTCGTCGTTCTGTGACGAAGTGCCGACCGTTTTGTTTGACAGCAACCTGCCCGATATGGGGCTCGCCTTTATCGGGTCGGACAATCCGCAATTTTCGATGTTGATGGTGGAATACCTGTGTCGCACCGGCGAACCGCCTTGTTTCTTTGAAATGAAAGACCCAGCCAATCCCAATGCCAACAAGCGGCGGCAGGGATATCTGGATGCCATGACGCAACTGGGCTTTGAGCCGTCGATTGTGAAGGTTGAAGGGCAGGGATGGTCATTCGAAGAAATCGGCCGCGCGGGTGGTATCCGGACGCTCGAGGCGGGGGGCTTTGCGACGAATACGATACTGTGCAGCAATGACCGCCTTGCCATCGGATTGCTGACGGCCTGCTATGAAAAGGGGCTGCGCGTCGGGCGCGATGCGGGCAGTGATCTGCGCATTGCCGGTCAGGATGACCACCCGTTTTCGCGGTTTACCTGTCCGCCGCTCACGACGATTGCACAGGATTATGACGCAGTGTCGCGCCGCGCGGTGCAGACGTTGTTTGATGTGGTCGAATCGGGTGATCAGTCGCGCGCCCGTGAAACCGTGCTTTACGAAGGCAAACTGATCATGCGCCAGTCGGCATAA
- a CDS encoding sugar transferase, whose translation MKDNATNSAEFGLFPFANGTSFGNSALAQNSRVWDAALAAKSGPVYLYRHIGKRILDILFVLLTLPFSLPIIGFAALALWFSGGSPFYTQDRLGAGGKRFSILKLRTMVPNAEQVLEEYLAKDPEMRREWDEIQKLRNDPRITPLGHLLRKTSMDELPQLFNVLFGDMSLVGPRPMMPEQLEMYGNAAHYNAVKPGITGLWQVSARNNERFTYRNEVDSAYVRSLTLKMDLTILFKTIGVVLRPTGH comes from the coding sequence ATGAAAGATAACGCAACAAATTCTGCCGAATTCGGTTTGTTCCCTTTTGCAAACGGAACTTCCTTTGGCAACTCTGCGCTGGCGCAAAACAGCCGCGTCTGGGATGCCGCATTGGCTGCCAAAAGCGGGCCGGTCTATTTGTACCGCCACATTGGCAAACGCATTTTGGACATTTTGTTTGTGCTGCTTACCCTGCCCTTTTCACTGCCGATCATCGGTTTTGCCGCGCTGGCCCTGTGGTTCAGCGGTGGCAGCCCGTTCTATACACAGGACCGTCTGGGCGCCGGGGGCAAGCGGTTTTCGATCCTGAAGCTGCGCACAATGGTGCCCAACGCCGAACAGGTTCTGGAAGAGTATTTGGCAAAAGACCCCGAAATGCGCCGGGAATGGGACGAGATCCAGAAGCTGCGCAATGACCCGCGCATCACACCCTTAGGTCACCTGCTGCGCAAAACATCCATGGATGAATTGCCACAGCTGTTTAACGTGCTGTTCGGGGACATGAGCCTTGTGGGTCCGCGTCCGATGATGCCCGAACAGCTGGAAATGTACGGCAATGCGGCACATTACAACGCGGTCAAACCCGGCATCACCGGCCTGTGGCAAGTGTCCGCGCGCAACAATGAACGGTTTACCTACCGCAATGAAGTAGACAGCGCCTATGTGCGGTCCCTGACGCTTAAAATGGACCTGACCATCCTTTTCAAAACCATCGGCGTGGTTTTGCGTCCGACGGGGCACTAA
- a CDS encoding glycosyltransferase family 4 protein produces the protein MKIAYILNTYPQPSQSFIRREIRALEATGHDVFRMAMRPGDTPLVDPQDRYEAERTEYVLSEDKKHLLGASWRAAKRDLAQFWQAVKTAVTIGRVSEVGVLRHLIYLAEAAFVAERCRAEGVTHAHAHFGTNSAAVAMFSALLDGPKYSFTVHGPEEYDAPRALSLGTKIAHSDFTVAITQFGRSQLCRWAAPQDWDKIKVVHCGIEPQKFADPAPMTDGPRRIVAIGRLVEQKGQLAVIKALAQVQSDVHLTLIGDGEMRAMIEASIAEHKLQDRVTLTGWLDEAGVNRELAAAHALVMPSFAEGLPMVVMEAMATARPVIATYIAGTPELVQDGTHGWLVPAGDVDALADAIETFAKTPLKKLSTMGDKARQRVLERHDITTEAAKLAAHISGS, from the coding sequence GTGAAAATCGCATATATTCTAAATACTTATCCGCAACCCTCGCAAAGCTTTATCCGCCGTGAAATCCGCGCGCTGGAGGCCACGGGCCATGACGTGTTTCGCATGGCCATGCGGCCCGGCGACACCCCGCTGGTTGATCCTCAGGACCGCTACGAAGCAGAGCGCACCGAATATGTGCTTTCCGAGGACAAGAAACACCTGCTGGGCGCAAGCTGGCGCGCAGCGAAACGTGATTTGGCGCAGTTCTGGCAAGCCGTAAAGACCGCGGTCACGATTGGCCGTGTGTCCGAAGTCGGGGTGCTACGCCATCTGATTTATCTCGCCGAAGCCGCCTTTGTCGCGGAACGCTGTCGCGCCGAGGGCGTCACCCATGCCCATGCGCATTTCGGCACCAATTCCGCTGCCGTTGCGATGTTCAGCGCCCTGCTGGACGGCCCGAAATACAGTTTCACCGTACACGGCCCCGAGGAATACGACGCGCCCCGTGCCCTGTCCTTGGGCACCAAAATTGCGCATTCGGATTTTACCGTCGCCATCACCCAGTTCGGCCGCTCGCAACTGTGCCGCTGGGCAGCGCCGCAGGATTGGGACAAGATCAAAGTGGTGCACTGCGGGATCGAACCGCAGAAATTTGCAGACCCTGCCCCGATGACAGATGGCCCGCGCCGCATTGTCGCTATCGGACGGCTGGTGGAACAAAAGGGCCAGCTCGCGGTGATCAAAGCGCTGGCCCAAGTCCAAAGCGATGTGCACCTGACCCTGATCGGCGATGGCGAAATGCGCGCGATGATCGAGGCGTCGATCGCAGAGCACAAGTTGCAGGATCGCGTCACCCTGACCGGCTGGCTTGACGAGGCCGGCGTGAACCGCGAACTCGCGGCCGCCCATGCGCTGGTCATGCCCAGCTTTGCCGAAGGGCTGCCGATGGTCGTGATGGAAGCCATGGCCACCGCCCGCCCTGTCATCGCCACCTATATCGCGGGTACGCCGGAACTGGTGCAGGATGGCACACACGGTTGGCTGGTGCCGGCCGGTGATGTTGACGCTTTGGCGGATGCGATAGAAACCTTTGCCAAAACACCGCTAAAGAAGCTATCCACCATGGGCGACAAGGCCCGCCAACGGGTGCTGGAACGCCACGACATCACCACCGAAGCCGCCAAACTGGCCGCCCATATCAGCGGCTCTTAA
- a CDS encoding CpsD/CapB family tyrosine-protein kinase — protein sequence MRDLHAAEDLQAEMIKTPVVLPKAGMRHSIRPRRALIEAMDAQDIVQQDTARVLPARVKPQPSDIRQPALPKSYAPDTNLPRWHELDHIEPGTSRKDDTALPVVDASRDSASVRAFDQLRTRLRQITQEHGWTNIGITTPTSGCGNTFTAMNLALSLSRVKGSRTVLMDFNLRRPGIAKAFDITPRGSMRDFLMGHAPIGDHMIKVSETLALGLNNCADPEAAETLQSPETAHTMERMRAALQPEIVLYDMPAMLTHDDVSAYLPQLDGVLLVSDGTQTMARELMECERMLNDQVPLLGVVLNRARADSIQRYS from the coding sequence ATGCGTGATTTACATGCCGCTGAAGACCTCCAGGCTGAAATGATCAAAACCCCTGTCGTTTTGCCGAAAGCCGGCATGCGCCACAGCATCCGTCCGCGCCGCGCGCTGATCGAGGCGATGGACGCGCAGGATATCGTTCAGCAGGACACCGCACGGGTCCTGCCAGCACGGGTCAAGCCGCAGCCCTCCGACATCCGCCAACCGGCGCTGCCCAAAAGCTATGCGCCCGACACCAACCTGCCGCGCTGGCATGAGCTGGATCACATTGAACCGGGCACAAGCCGCAAGGATGATACAGCGTTGCCGGTTGTGGACGCCTCCCGTGACAGCGCATCGGTGCGCGCCTTTGACCAGCTGCGCACAAGATTGCGACAGATCACGCAGGAACACGGCTGGACCAACATCGGCATCACCACCCCCACGTCGGGGTGCGGGAATACCTTCACCGCAATGAACCTTGCGCTGAGCCTGTCGCGGGTTAAAGGGTCGCGGACCGTCCTGATGGATTTCAACCTGCGCCGCCCCGGCATTGCCAAGGCTTTCGACATTACGCCGCGCGGGTCTATGCGGGACTTTCTGATGGGCCATGCACCGATCGGCGATCACATGATCAAAGTCAGTGAAACGCTGGCCTTGGGACTGAACAACTGCGCGGACCCCGAAGCGGCGGAAACGCTACAGTCCCCCGAAACGGCGCATACAATGGAACGGATGCGCGCCGCATTGCAGCCCGAGATCGTCCTATACGATATGCCTGCTATGCTGACCCATGACGACGTATCCGCCTATCTGCCGCAACTTGATGGTGTGCTGCTGGTGTCGGATGGGACCCAGACGATGGCCCGCGAGTTGATGGAATGCGAACGCATGTTGAACGATCAGGTGCCCCTGCTCGGTGTCGTGCTGAACCGCGCCCGTGCGGATTCAATCCAGCGCTACAGCTAA
- a CDS encoding carbohydrate ABC transporter permease — protein MARSVTPQRKAINTAFAWAIGLLIFFPILWTIITSFKTEAQAISDPPVFLAFDWTLENYSAVLERSNYARFLWNSIIIAGGSTLLGVIIAVPAAWSMAFVPSHRTKDILLWMLSTKMLPAVGVLYPMYLIFIKFGLLDSRTGLVIVLMLINLPIIVWMLYTYFKEIPGEILEAARMDGATLKSEIIHILTPMAIPGIASTMLLNFILAWNEAFWTLNLTAAKAAPLTAFIASYSSPEGLFYAKLSAASTMAIAPILILGWFSQKQLVRGLTFGAVK, from the coding sequence ATGGCACGTTCCGTCACTCCACAACGTAAGGCGATCAATACCGCCTTTGCTTGGGCCATCGGTCTGCTGATCTTTTTCCCGATCCTCTGGACCATCATCACCAGCTTCAAAACCGAAGCACAGGCGATTTCCGATCCACCGGTGTTTCTGGCCTTTGACTGGACGCTGGAAAACTACAGCGCCGTGTTGGAGCGGTCCAACTATGCGCGGTTCCTGTGGAACTCGATCATCATCGCCGGTGGGTCGACCCTCTTGGGCGTGATCATTGCGGTGCCTGCGGCGTGGTCGATGGCCTTCGTGCCCTCGCACCGCACCAAAGATATCCTGCTCTGGATGCTCTCCACCAAGATGTTGCCGGCGGTTGGGGTGCTCTACCCGATGTATCTGATCTTTATCAAATTCGGCCTTCTCGACAGCCGTACCGGCCTTGTCATCGTGTTGATGCTGATCAACCTGCCGATCATCGTCTGGATGCTCTATACCTACTTTAAGGAAATTCCCGGCGAGATCCTTGAGGCGGCGCGGATGGACGGGGCGACCCTCAAATCCGAGATCATCCACATCCTGACACCGATGGCCATTCCCGGCATTGCCTCCACCATGCTTCTGAACTTTATCCTCGCATGGAACGAAGCCTTCTGGACGCTCAACCTCACAGCGGCCAAGGCGGCACCGCTGACGGCGTTCATCGCCAGCTACTCCAGCCCTGAGGGGTTGTTTTACGCAAAACTCAGCGCGGCCAGCACCATGGCCATCGCACCGATCCTCATCCTTGGCTGGTTCAGCCAGAAACAACTTGTACGCGGCCTGACCTTTGGCGCGGTGAAATAA
- a CDS encoding ABC transporter substrate-binding protein: MSVRNALGAATAVTLITASGAFAETLTIATVNNGDMIRMQGLTADFTEKTGHEVEWVTLEENVLRQRVTTDITTKGGSFDIMTIGMYETPIWGKNGWLIPLDDLSAEYNAADILPAMAGGLSYDGTLYASPFYGESSMVMYRTDLMEKAGLEMPKAPTWEFIAEAAAAMTDRENEINGICLRGKAGWGEGGAFITAMSNSFGARWFDMDWNAQFDTEAWANTVNFFKDTMDASGPAGYATNGFNENLSLFNQGKCGMWIDATVAASFVTGKDSTVADHVGFALAPDNGLGKRSNWLWAWALAIPAGTQKEAAAKEFIEWATGTGYIELVAANEGWANVPPGARTSLYENPEYQKVPFAQMTLDSILSADPNNSTVEESPYVGVQFAAIPEFAGIASEVSQEFSAAYAGQQTVEEALAKAQALTNDAMEAAGYK; encoded by the coding sequence ATGTCTGTGAGAAACGCACTTGGTGCGGCGACGGCGGTTACGCTGATCACTGCAAGCGGCGCATTTGCCGAAACACTTACAATCGCAACTGTAAACAACGGTGACATGATCCGCATGCAGGGTCTGACCGCTGATTTCACCGAGAAAACGGGCCACGAAGTCGAGTGGGTCACTCTGGAAGAAAACGTGCTGCGCCAGCGTGTGACAACAGACATCACCACCAAAGGTGGGTCTTTCGATATCATGACAATCGGCATGTACGAAACACCGATCTGGGGCAAAAACGGCTGGTTGATCCCGCTGGATGACTTGTCCGCAGAATACAACGCCGCAGACATTCTGCCCGCGATGGCCGGTGGCCTGTCCTATGACGGCACGCTTTACGCCTCACCGTTCTACGGCGAAAGCTCCATGGTCATGTACCGCACGGACCTGATGGAAAAAGCCGGTCTGGAAATGCCGAAAGCGCCAACATGGGAATTCATTGCCGAGGCTGCCGCCGCAATGACCGACCGTGAGAACGAAATCAACGGCATCTGCCTGCGCGGCAAGGCCGGTTGGGGCGAGGGTGGTGCATTCATCACCGCGATGTCCAACTCTTTCGGTGCACGCTGGTTCGACATGGACTGGAACGCACAGTTTGACACAGAAGCATGGGCCAACACGGTCAACTTCTTCAAAGACACCATGGATGCATCCGGTCCTGCCGGTTACGCGACCAACGGTTTCAACGAAAACCTGTCACTGTTCAATCAGGGCAAATGCGGCATGTGGATCGACGCCACGGTTGCGGCATCTTTTGTAACGGGCAAAGATTCTACCGTTGCGGATCACGTTGGTTTCGCACTGGCACCTGACAACGGTTTGGGCAAACGCTCCAACTGGCTCTGGGCTTGGGCGCTGGCCATCCCAGCCGGCACACAAAAAGAGGCCGCTGCCAAAGAGTTCATCGAATGGGCAACAGGCACCGGATACATCGAACTGGTTGCGGCCAACGAAGGCTGGGCAAATGTTCCTCCAGGTGCGCGTACATCCCTGTACGAGAACCCTGAGTACCAGAAGGTGCCTTTCGCGCAGATGACATTGGACTCCATCCTGTCAGCTGATCCGAACAACTCTACCGTTGAAGAAAGCCCCTATGTTGGTGTGCAGTTCGCCGCGATCCCCGAGTTCGCCGGTATCGCCTCCGAAGTCAGCCAGGAGTTCTCTGCCGCGTATGCCGGTCAGCAGACTGTTGAGGAAGCTTTGGCCAAAGCACAGGCGTTGACCAACGACGCGATGGAAGCCGCAGGCTACAAGTAA
- a CDS encoding carbohydrate ABC transporter permease — MATKASRSAARVMMAPAVILLLGWMLVPLTMTLWFSFRKYLPLRGGDLGWAGFDNYTRFVGSSAFWPSVMTTLLIVGSVLIITVCLGILLAMLLDQPMWGQGVVRILVIAPFFVMPTVSALVWKNIFMDPNNGLFAHLWKFFGADPVSWMSEASMPSIILIVSWQWLPFATLILLTAIQSLDSEQLEAAEMDGAPHLKRFWFIVLPHLSRAITIVVLIQTIFLLSIFAEIFVTTGGAFGTKTLTYLIFQRVLESQNVGLGSAGGVYAIILANIVAIFLMRIVGKNLDN; from the coding sequence ATGGCGACCAAAGCATCCAGATCAGCCGCACGCGTGATGATGGCCCCCGCAGTGATCCTGCTCTTGGGCTGGATGCTGGTGCCGCTCACCATGACACTCTGGTTCTCGTTCCGTAAGTATCTGCCACTGCGCGGTGGCGATCTGGGATGGGCCGGTTTTGACAACTACACCCGTTTCGTCGGCTCAAGCGCCTTCTGGCCCTCGGTGATGACAACCTTGCTGATCGTGGGCTCTGTTCTGATCATCACGGTCTGTCTTGGGATCTTGCTGGCGATGCTGCTGGACCAGCCGATGTGGGGGCAGGGGGTTGTGCGTATCCTTGTGATCGCCCCGTTCTTTGTCATGCCCACTGTTTCCGCGCTGGTCTGGAAGAACATCTTTATGGATCCCAACAACGGGCTGTTTGCGCATCTGTGGAAGTTCTTTGGCGCTGATCCGGTGTCGTGGATGTCCGAAGCGTCCATGCCCTCGATCATCCTGATCGTCAGCTGGCAATGGCTGCCCTTTGCCACACTGATCCTGCTGACCGCGATCCAGTCACTGGACAGCGAGCAGCTGGAAGCTGCCGAGATGGACGGCGCGCCACACCTCAAACGCTTCTGGTTCATCGTGCTGCCCCACCTCAGCCGCGCCATTACCATTGTTGTGCTGATCCAGACGATCTTTCTGCTGTCGATCTTTGCGGAAATCTTTGTGACCACCGGCGGGGCCTTTGGCACCAAGACGCTGACCTATCTGATCTTCCAGCGGGTGCTGGAAAGCCAGAACGTCGGCCTTGGGTCTGCGGGCGGTGTCTATGCCATCATCCTTGCCAACATCGTCGCCATCTTCCTGATGCGCATTGTGGGGAAGAACCTTGATAACTGA
- a CDS encoding GumC family protein translates to MGPIFTLADFLDMLRRRVGVISAVIIAGCFGSLIWAMTTPHMYQSAEVIQIEQPQISDELARSTVESSAARRLQLIEQQLMAHDNLVKVINQFNLYGGDTETGITEKVALLRQAITITGVAAVREGFADDGAISILTISAEMDSAENAQAIAHLFADQTRALATSQRQMQTTETLAFFEEQEKNLLAEIATLEASLAEFRSANDISVEGSLDFSRSELGSLNDALLTLDREIITAELARENLDRSGNTRAATIKREEEELDRLLASLSTQRQLLLDRRAALSASIETRPEVERTLAEFERRTTQLQDRLEVIATRRSEAEVGFTLENAARGERFTTLEEARVPEQPISMSRKKRMLLGVVAATGLGLMLAFLLELRRPVIRTARQMQRETGLLPVVSIPETRSPKERKGIAKLWQDRSEAGLQGRAARQARHPANR, encoded by the coding sequence ATGGGACCGATTTTTACACTGGCCGACTTTCTGGACATGCTGCGCAGACGCGTCGGTGTGATTTCGGCTGTGATCATCGCTGGCTGTTTCGGCTCGCTTATCTGGGCCATGACCACGCCGCACATGTATCAGTCTGCCGAAGTGATCCAGATCGAGCAGCCGCAAATCTCGGACGAATTGGCCCGCTCTACCGTTGAAAGTTCTGCCGCACGCCGGTTGCAGCTGATCGAACAGCAACTGATGGCGCATGACAATCTTGTTAAGGTTATCAATCAGTTCAACCTGTATGGTGGCGACACCGAAACGGGTATTACCGAAAAGGTCGCCTTGCTGCGTCAGGCCATCACCATCACCGGTGTGGCGGCCGTGCGCGAAGGGTTTGCCGATGACGGTGCAATTTCGATCCTGACAATCTCTGCCGAAATGGACAGCGCCGAAAACGCACAGGCCATCGCCCATTTGTTTGCCGACCAGACCCGCGCCCTTGCCACGTCACAACGCCAGATGCAGACAACCGAAACCCTCGCCTTTTTCGAAGAGCAGGAAAAGAACCTGTTGGCCGAGATCGCAACGCTGGAGGCCAGTTTGGCCGAGTTTCGCAGCGCCAACGACATCTCGGTCGAAGGGTCGCTGGATTTCAGCCGTTCGGAATTGGGCAGCCTGAATGATGCGCTGCTGACACTCGACCGTGAAATCATCACCGCCGAACTGGCCCGCGAAAATCTGGACCGCAGCGGCAATACCCGTGCGGCCACGATCAAGCGCGAAGAGGAAGAACTGGACCGTCTGCTCGCCAGTTTGAGCACCCAGCGCCAGCTTTTGCTCGACCGCCGCGCCGCGTTGAGTGCCAGCATCGAAACCCGCCCCGAAGTGGAACGCACGCTGGCGGAATTCGAACGCCGCACAACGCAGCTTCAGGACCGGCTGGAAGTCATCGCAACACGCCGCAGCGAGGCCGAGGTCGGCTTTACCCTTGAAAACGCCGCCCGCGGCGAACGGTTCACCACACTTGAAGAAGCGCGGGTGCCGGAACAACCCATCTCCATGAGCCGCAAAAAGCGGATGCTGCTGGGCGTTGTGGCTGCAACGGGTCTTGGATTGATGCTGGCCTTCCTACTGGAACTGCGCCGCCCCGTGATCCGCACCGCCCGCCAGATGCAACGCGAAACCGGATTGCTGCCGGTTGTGTCGATCCCTGAAACGCGCTCCCCCAAAGAGCGCAAAGGCATCGCCAAGCTGTGGCAGGACCGCAGCGAGGCCGGTTTGCAAGGGCGTGCAGCCCGACAGGCGCGCCATCCCGCAAACAGATAG
- a CDS encoding glycosyltransferase family 2 protein, with product MKTSVLIPAHNEADYLPACLNALLASDPVAGGVQVVVIANGCTDNTAEIALGFASQAEAKGWHWTVLDLAQGGKLNAWNKGEDSATGDVLIYLDADVIVTPQVVGQISDALDVKAPRYASGRANVTLSGDDALTRHYTRFWLTTPFMVHGVPGFGVFAMNRAGRARWGAWPDIISDDTFARLNFAPSERLSVPAQYDWPMIEGFTRLVQVRRRQDIGVAEIETGYPELMVNDDPHDRTVPLWKRAVKDPVAFVAFAAVRLAIRLPILRSTNRWARGR from the coding sequence ATGAAAACCTCGGTTCTGATCCCCGCCCATAACGAAGCGGATTACCTGCCGGCCTGTCTGAACGCGCTGCTGGCCTCCGATCCTGTTGCAGGTGGCGTGCAGGTTGTGGTGATCGCCAATGGCTGCACCGATAACACTGCCGAGATTGCGCTCGGTTTCGCGTCGCAAGCAGAGGCTAAAGGCTGGCACTGGACGGTGCTGGATCTTGCGCAGGGCGGCAAGTTGAACGCTTGGAACAAAGGTGAGGACTCGGCAACGGGCGATGTGTTGATCTACCTTGATGCCGATGTGATCGTAACCCCGCAGGTGGTTGGACAGATCAGCGATGCCTTGGATGTAAAAGCACCGCGTTATGCCAGCGGGCGGGCGAATGTGACGCTGAGTGGTGACGATGCGCTGACGCGGCATTACACGCGGTTCTGGCTGACCACGCCGTTCATGGTGCACGGTGTGCCCGGTTTCGGTGTGTTTGCGATGAACCGGGCGGGCCGTGCGCGGTGGGGCGCGTGGCCTGATATTATTTCGGACGATACCTTTGCGCGGTTGAACTTTGCCCCTTCCGAACGGCTGAGCGTGCCCGCGCAATATGACTGGCCGATGATCGAGGGGTTCACCCGTCTGGTTCAGGTACGCCGCCGGCAGGACATCGGCGTGGCAGAGATTGAAACCGGCTATCCCGAGCTGATGGTCAATGATGACCCCCATGATCGCACTGTCCCGTTGTGGAAACGCGCGGTGAAGGATCCGGTGGCTTTCGTCGCTTTTGCAGCGGTGCGCCTTGCCATCCGTTTGCCGATCCTGCGCAGCACCAACCGATGGGCGCGGGGACGTTAA